The genomic window TTAGCTGCGTTTTTTAACTGTTCTGCATTTATTTTTTCACCATTACCTAAAAGGATAATTCCCACATCCTTTACGTATTTATCTTCAAAAGAAGTTTTATGCCTAATTGATAAACCATCATTTTTAAGGATAGAAATCGTTAAGGGATCAACTTCACCAATCACCAGGCAAAGGATTCTGTTTTTAGGGTAAGAAATTGCGCGCGGCAGATCATTTACGTACAAAAATTCGTCGAAGCTTGGTGTTACGTGATCGGCTTTTGAAACAATACTTTCACGGGCTATATTCTCTGTAAATGCAAAAAACTTATTGATGATACCGCTTTCTCGCAACTGGAAATCAGAATATCCATCACCAATACCGAATAGTTCGCCTTCGAGCTTTAAATGCTGAAGTAATTTTACTTTGCCACCTTCTTCACTTAAAGGATTGGCATGATCGTAATCTATAATTTTACCATCGCCAGTGGTTACAAAGGTATTGGCATAAATATTTTCCTTTTTAATGTGATACTGGCTCACTACAGGGGTAATAAATTCCTTAAAACCGCCAGAAACAATCAGCACCTCATCGGCATGTTTCTTAAAAAACTCTGCATTACGCGAAAAAGAAGTAGATACTTTCTTTTTCAAATGTTTGATGAGTTGTTTTAAATGATCTTCGTTAGCTTCAA from Flavobacterium sp. W4I14 includes these protein-coding regions:
- a CDS encoding D-3-phosphoglycerate dehydrogenase (product_source=KO:K00058; cath_funfam=3.30.70.260,3.40.50.1000,3.40.50.720; cog=COG0560,COG3830; ko=KO:K00058; pfam=PF00389,PF12710; superfamily=52283,55021,56784; tigrfam=TIGR01488); the protein is MPKQKAYYIIDFDSTFTQVEALDELARISLKNHPDKEAIFQKIEDYTNFAMEGKLSFSESLAQRVKLLEANEDHLKQLIKHLKKKVSTSFSRNAEFFKKHADEVLIVSGGFKEFITPVVSQYHIKKENIYANTFVTTGDGKIIDYDHANPLSEEGGKVKLLQHLKLEGELFGIGDGYSDFQLRESGIINKFFAFTENIARESIVSKADHVTPSFDEFLYVNDLPRAISYPKNRILCLVIGEVDPLTISILKNDGLSIRHKTSFEDKYVKDVGIILLGNGEKINAEQLKNAAKLKTIGYLGNAKNKLDLDLCTKQGIVVFDDPKNNPRNIDFIPKRVADFMNTGATYLSSNFPNLQLPKIEKSHRLIHIHKNVPGIMAKINTVFAKHDINIVSQFLMTNPEIGYAITDINAQYDKQLFKSLKKIEHTIKFRVLY